In one Alosa alosa isolate M-15738 ecotype Scorff River chromosome 14, AALO_Geno_1.1, whole genome shotgun sequence genomic region, the following are encoded:
- the LOC125307506 gene encoding gamma-aminobutyric acid receptor-associated protein-like 2, with translation MKWMFKEDHSLEHRCVESAKIRNKYPDRVPVIVEKVSGSQIVDIDKRKYLVPSDITVAQFMWIIRKRIQLPSEKAIFLFVDKTVPQSSITMGQLYEKEKDEDGFLYVAYSGENTFGF, from the exons ATGAAATGGATGTTTAAAGAGGATCATTCTCTTG AACATCGATGTGTAGAGTCAGCCAAAATTCGCAACAAATACCCAGACAGGGTTCCA GTAATAGTCGAAAAAGTATCAGGATCACAAATAGTGGATATTGATAAACGGAAGTACCTGGTTCCCTCGGACATCACCGTGGCTCAATTCATGTGGATCATTCGAAAACGAATCCAGCTGCCATCAGAAAAAGCCATTTTCCTGTTTGTTGACAAGACGGTGCCTCAGTCCAG CATAACAATGGGACAGCTGTACGAGAAGGAGAAAGACGAGGATGGTTTTTTATACGTGGCTTATAGCGGCGAGAACACTTTTGGCTTTTAA
- the nqo1 gene encoding NAD(P)H dehydrogenase [quinone] 1: MLLTQVGTRGCIRAVSTALRHSPRVVSRDCRITVACSGKHTMAAKTVLIVYAHQSPTSFNSAAHKVAEEALKEQGCKVLVSDLYAMDFQASATRKDISGDLKEPENFKYGDEAMAAWQEGRLSKDITEEQHKVEEAELIIFQFPLYWFSVPAIMKGWMDRVLSQGFAFSLQYMYDNGIFKDKKAVLSITTGAMESMFFSDGISGDINVTLWPLQNGVLHFCGFQVLQPQIFWSIAHTPPNIRTVLLDAWRARLKGIWEEKPLSFASCALFDLSFQGGFRLTSEAKEKLNVAPYGITTGQHMGKPLPPNNQTKSENEAAKKISDILT; the protein is encoded by the exons ATGCTTCTCACGCAAGTCGGTACCAGGGGCTGTATAAGAGCTGTGAGCACAGCACTCAGGCATTCCCCCAGAGTGGTCAGTCGAGATTGCAGGATTACTGTAGCCTGTTCCGGAAAACACACAATGG ctGCCAAGACTGTCTTGATAGTTTATGCACATCAGAGCCCCACTTCGTTCAACTCCGCTGCTCATAAAGTCGCTGAAGAAGCACTAAAGGAGCAGGGCTGCAAAGTCCTTGTCTCAGACCTGTATGCCATGGACTTCCAGGCCTCTGCAACCAGAAAGGATATCTCAG GTGATCTGAAGGAACCAGAGAACTTCAAGTATGGAGACGAAGCGATGGCTGCTTGGCAGGAGGGTCGACTCTCTAAAGACATTACAGAAGAGCAACACAAGGTGGAAGAGGCAGAGTTGATCATCTTTCag TTTCCTCTCTATTGGTTCAGTGTCCCTGCCATCATGAAAGGTTGGATGGACAGAGTTTTGTCACAAGGATTTGCCTTTTCACTCCAATACATGTACGACAATGGCATTTTTAAG GACAAGAAGGCTGTGTTGTCTATTACCACCGGGGCCATGGAATCTATGTTTTTCTCTGATGGCATCAGTGGGGACATAAATGTAACACTGTGGCCATTGCAG AATGGAGTCCTTCACTTCTGTGGATTTCAAGTTCTTCAACCGCAGATCTTCTGGAGCATTGCACATACACCCCCCAACATAAGGACAGTCTTGTTGGATGCTTGGAGAGCAAGACTGAAGGGGATATGGGAAGAGAAACCGCTGTCCTTCGCATCCTGTGCACTCTTCGATCTTAGCTTTCAAGGAGGGTTTCGCCTGACCTCTGAGGCTAAGGAAAAACTTAACGTTGCTCCTTATGGCATCACAACAGGGCAACACATGGGCAAACCACTTCCTCCTAATAACCAGACCAAATCAGAGAATGAGGCTGCAAAAAAAATATCCGATATTCTGACATAA